In Rubrivirga marina, the following are encoded in one genomic region:
- the rpsF gene encoding 30S ribosomal protein S6 — MADANGAPAQAENGPMYEMMYIINPVLNEDQTKDIVQRVTQYLSENGAHVENVEERGSQRLAYPIEKKRNGYYVVVNFRLPVGKNDGLVKIERALIINDDIMRHLVLRYDAKMERHYQAQQSGQDLPKLAPPVQRA; from the coding sequence ATGGCAGACGCCAACGGGGCTCCGGCCCAGGCCGAGAACGGCCCGATGTACGAGATGATGTACATCATCAACCCGGTCCTCAACGAGGACCAGACGAAGGACATCGTCCAGCGCGTGACGCAGTACCTCAGCGAGAACGGCGCGCACGTCGAGAACGTCGAGGAGCGCGGCAGCCAGCGGCTGGCGTACCCGATCGAGAAGAAGCGGAACGGCTACTACGTCGTCGTCAACTTCCGCCTCCCGGTCGGCAAGAACGACGGGCTGGTCAAGATCGAGCGCGCGTTGATCATCAACGACGACATCATGCGCCACCTCGTCCTCCGCTACGACGCCAAGATGGAGCGGCACTACCAGGCCCAGCAGTCGGGCCAGGACCTCCCCAAGCTCGCGCCGCCCGTCCAGCGCGCCTAA
- the prfA gene encoding peptide chain release factor 1, which translates to MINTDALDNLLARYQEVLAEMSTPEVAGDPGQLAKLGRELSSLEPAVKAAGRWKDLKEEADGLKEMAASEEGELAEMARVELEEVRERLAAAAKDLEEELVPKDPEDARDAIVEIRAGTGGDEAALFAGDLFELYQKYAAGKGWKIEVMDTSEGTAGGFREITFALKGKDVFGRMKYESGVHRVQRVPQTESQGRIHTSAATVAVLPEAEEVDVEIRAQDVRVDVYRSSGPGGQSVNTTDSAVRLTHEPTGLVVSIQDEKSQIKNKEKAFRVLRSRLYQLELDRVHNERAAARKEMVGSGDRSGKIRTYNWPQGRVTDHRLEGDDKNHALQGVLDGDLDAIVKALALADREARMEEAANG; encoded by the coding sequence ATGATCAACACCGACGCCCTCGACAACCTGCTCGCTCGGTACCAGGAGGTCCTGGCCGAGATGTCGACGCCCGAGGTGGCCGGCGACCCCGGCCAGCTCGCGAAGCTCGGCCGTGAGCTCTCGTCGCTGGAGCCGGCCGTGAAAGCCGCCGGCCGCTGGAAGGACCTCAAGGAGGAGGCCGACGGGCTGAAGGAGATGGCGGCCTCGGAAGAGGGCGAGCTCGCCGAGATGGCGCGGGTGGAGCTCGAGGAGGTCCGCGAACGGCTGGCGGCGGCGGCAAAGGACCTCGAGGAGGAGCTCGTGCCGAAGGACCCCGAGGACGCGCGCGACGCGATCGTCGAGATCCGGGCGGGGACGGGCGGCGACGAGGCGGCGCTCTTCGCGGGCGACCTGTTCGAGCTGTATCAGAAGTACGCGGCCGGCAAGGGCTGGAAGATCGAGGTTATGGACACGTCCGAGGGCACGGCCGGCGGGTTCCGCGAGATCACGTTCGCGCTGAAGGGGAAGGACGTGTTCGGGCGGATGAAGTACGAGTCCGGCGTCCACCGCGTCCAGCGCGTGCCGCAGACCGAGAGCCAGGGCCGGATCCACACGTCCGCCGCGACGGTCGCCGTGCTGCCCGAGGCCGAGGAGGTCGACGTCGAGATCCGCGCGCAGGACGTCCGCGTCGACGTGTACCGGTCGTCGGGGCCGGGCGGCCAGTCGGTCAACACCACGGACTCGGCGGTCCGTCTCACGCACGAGCCGACGGGGCTCGTGGTCTCGATCCAGGACGAGAAGAGCCAGATCAAGAACAAGGAGAAGGCGTTCCGGGTGCTCCGCAGCCGGCTCTACCAGCTCGAGCTCGACCGCGTCCACAACGAGCGCGCGGCGGCCCGGAAGGAGATGGTGGGCTCGGGCGACCGCTCCGGCAAGATCCGGACGTACAACTGGCCCCAGGGCCGCGTGACGGACCACCGCCTCGAGGGCGACGACAAGAACCACGCGCTCCAGGGCGTCCTCGACGGCGACCTCGACGCCATCGTCAAGGCGCTCGCCCTCGCCGACCGCGAGGCGCGCATGGAGGAGGCGGCGAACGGGTAG
- the glmS gene encoding glutamine--fructose-6-phosphate transaminase (isomerizing), protein MCGIVGYIGPREAGDLLVNGLRRLEYRGYDSAGVAVVNGSLDVRKKEGKVDALADLLASRPVKGTVGMGHTRWATHGAPCDVNSHPHTSSDGRFAIVHNGIIENYASIKKRLLDKGYTFESETDTEVLARFIEDVQKEAGLDFPEAIRQTLTRVEGAYGIVAVSQDDPDCLVVARNGSPLLLGIGDGEYFVGSDASPFIEFTKNVVYLSDGEMAVIRRDGYEVFEIEGAPVSKEVHELEWDLEEIAKGGYDHFMLKEIMEQPESVANAMRGRVRPGEGQIKLGGLDDVLPQLTAAERIVICACGTSWHAGLVGEYLIERLARVNVEVEYASEFRYRNPVLDPERDVVVVISQSGETADTLAAVRQAQGAGVLAIGLVNAVGSTIARETDAGVYLHAGPEIGVASTKAFTAQVAVLAQIAILLGHERGVLSDEDFETHVEALSKIPEQIQTVLDGAELIERMARDYRYASNFLYLGRGVNYPVALEGALKLKEISYIHAEGYPAAEMKHGPIALIDQFMPTVFIATRDATYDKIISNVEEVVARGGTVIAITDEGNEGLDELAEYVVEVPKTLDAFEPLLTVVPLQLLSYHIAVMRGCNVDQPRNLAKSVTVE, encoded by the coding sequence ATGTGCGGCATCGTCGGATACATCGGCCCCCGCGAGGCGGGCGACCTCCTCGTCAACGGCCTCCGCAGGCTCGAGTACCGCGGCTACGATTCGGCCGGCGTGGCCGTCGTCAACGGCTCGCTCGACGTGCGCAAGAAGGAGGGCAAGGTCGACGCGCTGGCCGACCTCCTCGCGTCACGGCCGGTCAAGGGGACCGTCGGGATGGGGCACACGCGGTGGGCCACGCACGGCGCCCCGTGCGACGTCAACTCGCACCCGCACACGTCGTCGGACGGTCGGTTCGCGATCGTCCACAACGGGATCATCGAGAACTACGCGTCGATCAAGAAGCGGCTGCTGGACAAGGGCTACACGTTCGAGAGTGAGACCGACACGGAGGTGCTAGCACGGTTTATCGAGGACGTCCAGAAGGAGGCCGGACTCGACTTCCCCGAGGCGATCCGCCAGACGCTCACGCGTGTCGAGGGCGCCTATGGGATCGTGGCCGTGAGCCAGGACGATCCCGACTGCCTCGTCGTGGCCCGCAACGGGTCGCCACTCCTCCTCGGCATCGGCGACGGCGAGTACTTCGTGGGGAGCGACGCGAGCCCGTTCATCGAGTTCACCAAGAACGTCGTGTACCTCTCCGACGGCGAGATGGCCGTGATCCGGCGCGACGGGTATGAGGTGTTCGAGATCGAGGGCGCGCCCGTCTCGAAGGAGGTCCACGAGCTCGAGTGGGACCTCGAGGAGATCGCGAAGGGCGGGTACGATCACTTCATGCTCAAGGAGATCATGGAGCAGCCGGAGTCGGTCGCGAACGCGATGCGCGGGCGCGTCCGGCCGGGTGAGGGCCAGATCAAGCTGGGCGGTCTCGACGACGTGCTCCCTCAACTCACGGCGGCCGAGCGGATCGTGATCTGCGCGTGCGGGACGTCGTGGCACGCCGGACTCGTGGGCGAGTACCTCATCGAGCGGCTCGCCCGCGTGAACGTCGAGGTGGAGTACGCCAGCGAGTTCCGCTACCGGAACCCGGTCCTCGACCCCGAGCGCGACGTGGTCGTCGTGATCTCGCAGTCGGGCGAGACGGCCGACACCCTCGCGGCGGTCCGGCAGGCGCAGGGCGCGGGCGTCCTGGCCATCGGGCTCGTCAACGCCGTCGGGAGCACGATTGCGCGGGAGACCGACGCGGGCGTCTACCTCCACGCCGGCCCCGAGATCGGCGTGGCCTCGACGAAGGCGTTCACGGCCCAGGTCGCCGTGCTGGCCCAGATCGCGATCCTCCTCGGCCACGAGCGGGGCGTCCTCTCCGACGAGGACTTCGAGACGCACGTCGAGGCGCTCTCGAAGATTCCGGAGCAGATCCAGACCGTCCTCGACGGCGCCGAGCTCATCGAGCGGATGGCGCGCGACTACCGGTACGCCTCCAACTTCCTCTACCTCGGGCGCGGCGTGAACTACCCCGTGGCGCTCGAGGGCGCGCTGAAGCTCAAGGAGATCAGCTACATCCACGCCGAGGGCTACCCGGCGGCCGAGATGAAGCACGGCCCGATCGCGCTCATCGACCAGTTCATGCCGACCGTGTTCATCGCCACGCGCGACGCGACCTACGACAAGATCATCTCGAACGTCGAGGAGGTCGTGGCGCGGGGCGGGACCGTCATCGCGATCACCGATGAGGGGAACGAGGGGCTCGACGAACTGGCCGAGTACGTCGTCGAGGTGCCCAAGACGCTCGACGCGTTCGAGCCACTCCTGACGGTCGTGCCGCTCCAGCTCCTGAGCTACCACATCGCCGTCATGCGCGGGTGCAACGTGGACCAGCCGCGCAACCTCGCCAAGAGTGTGACGGTCGAATAG